One region of Wyeomyia smithii strain HCP4-BCI-WySm-NY-G18 chromosome 3, ASM2978416v1, whole genome shotgun sequence genomic DNA includes:
- the LOC129730915 gene encoding mucin-4-like isoform X2: MDDDGDYQDGEIVWVKLSYCWWPGEVFGGERLTEEFLSTLKRKPLAVVKFFEEDSYEFVKNTNFIYKYNCARKHEFLRKGLEQYRTKNKHMEKFPADVMRAERATGGDPNIVNSTDYLPHKRESYAALFQQDKPKGKGKTATTARSGQKIHSPSKVIPVIPVRKHEVRILAQASSSSGINVGGRSVKHSASPLLSVNTTPRLANASVDLGSSSVSTTSDSSSTQTYNCHKCGMESGRQNVILVHVKYCRAVPMMSSAVSSTKVFPKSVVSPREPKPADLSPVKTPTPLDQVSSRKIKSPVLEACEEKGPEQEELVEVIQVVEPARGRARSTSRGAVPLTVTPKLSDRRKTRGKGKNSAVAAVVSPTLDIDREVAMEAGETPLTEGRSEEQAKESLNSSGDKSEKIKPDVELKNELLADWSEDEQDEPDGEPVKDEKSSKNVTPEADSSRSANEERNISLANLMDSSLDKSTESSPQVFSPVSSATTIKYRNIPKKQKREFVEVTNDQLSAAPASCQIEKSSSESSISTAATCGETLSAPDKTPTGSESALSEKPLSAKQRILDRATRGSSKSVSSDELKPDSPQKAAVTESQSAAEGETQKETSCFDFKEEEEEEVVLSKSPRRSLSNKRDASLELNAGALDEEIEKERAKKDTELKNEIDSLLCDTIVPTLPELPKISRLPSPGPSSSPPEPVLPTKEDRTLPPKERGKRIFKTRNKIIENEAIALEQSKAILQDFVKQSHEQELAELHKQQQAESKLNSESPTTTNDDSQESATFTDPKRFENSEFVAIKAKRTKLQQVDKFKAVPVIDKDTSQESAVSSSIETKASESETLPVSIKKEQLALDSLSPLASKGRKGKLRKSATPLVEIEKDMESSIPNSSSVSPAVEPTPKTRKKRSGELQNLYMATFDAPRSRRSKATKPVDDPVAVESKVETIVSIVAENDTKPHKPSETETEKNKHELSSMESPSPLEERNQFSKTTRSKRSRQLQQHTADSTADRHNEVVDVDIAAKEQPEESVAVVKQQPIKMIIKSKGRKSNSELVYGPVVVSPEPIIEEIKEKLPRSPKSSKRKKHPLEEVEHIPQFDLESSEVQDTTPIKSLKLKRPKFRNEATRTPDEILHDKELIGPSATDLQIAEALIHLPESAPPKVGVLDQEVESKLNSISSAPVPSKSINPRKRHLQTHLLSTVESTNQTGLVESVIIPDKKKRDMIEVVSVAPASVVDIDRSVVAMPTTAHQSLDEDKFDIVNIPIVMDESELLEDTTISTTTNKLQLVGSAPGSITVDEEDDDVKLISTSKPTTKKIVIVKNSNGSAKIIPAREKPRDATSPISPKNVSIKTTTITIKPPSDQLSPQSTRSSAQSPPLRSAQLIQASSGGQIVITSKGTVLTTQSPTTSTAKSHVAITPKTQLAHASSKTTASVSSVCSVSAISSSTSSKSLLASGTSNVKTPIKICVQSQEIIHMPAKSRSAQKSNEASHIAKQMEMPQIKKSATSPPKKVLAKKLSEGSATTEKPLFSTSKGAPITPTKATTSAVNPGKKGHRVIKISPQKLKEFTRLGMVEDKGQGKVLTASGMKKFRQEQLLLQQQQHQPSISSGKQEKAPRTASVDEEPSTSTPTPPPSNCATAEVVVAAAADSSVKEIPTIALETDDSPEITPVASSTHSPAKSASPAATTSIESNTESPNEENEADATISNLESLAESNSVQTSHNKPVQQPTETRESSAETPSAEATESGSNVQESSQLIAVPAENFGGPANLFYLCSVREEGFVPVNNELLYLDSSNQLVALPENASVEDIVSQAEVLEIPAGSEQAAIAAATVADLEGAVEGQQNILLNTQDGQQIILDQQSLMALAAGGDTSQLLTPDGQQILLQGSAQELLAALAVSQSGLGIVAAEGTQIIVAPDSLIDLQDAPLPGEIIQVNPNTTVETNAVLTKPPIMSTVEVPTKNGNGTETSAHSPEQKVLDTAATNLDESLAAVIGVSANSHVPTSLELPITVTNPVIAKTTTSKINPIYPSTTAVSAIGIDPAAVAATVIELPTVVQAGIDSSHVGTLETNSSNDKNCDSDQQTIGTADESGHMTETNGKSTDEDDENCKAERENDLDEIIPNTPESQMNSHAEIASQFSDDESEAPVPIPNVDEDDEDVASNCSEIIPIQPNIVVMRNMNNELISNNDNSSDMDIEDTNPGNEENNPGLPSTPETHVFDGANNSAVVER, encoded by the exons ATGGACGACGACGGAGACTACCAGGATGGTGAAATAGTTTGGGTCAAACTAAGCTATTGCTGGTGGCCAGGAGAAGTCTTCGGCGGGGAGCGATTGACAGAGGAGTTTCTGTCGACGCTCAAGCGAAAACCGCTTGCCGTGGTAAAATTTTTCGAGGAAGATTCATA tgaatttgtaaaaaataccaattttATCTACAAATACAACTGTGCCCGGAAACATGAATTTTTGCGTAAAGGATTGG AGCAATACCGAACCAAAAATAAACACATGGAAAAATTTCCGGCCGATGTAATGCGTGCCGAACGTGCAACGGGAGGTGATCCGAACATTGTTAACTCAACCGATTATTTGCCACACAAACGGGAAAGCTATGCTGCCCTATTTCAACAGGATAAACCCAAGGGGAAGGGTAAAACAG CAACTACAGCGCGCTCTGGCCAGAAAATCCACTCGCCCAGCAAAGTAATTCCTGTTATCCCAGTGCGTAAACATGAGGTTCGGATTCTGGCGCAAGCGTCCTCATCTTCCGGCATCAATGTCGGTGGCCGAAGTGTTAAACACTCAGCAAGCCCGCTCTTGTCTGTGAATACTACACCAAGACTGGCAAATGCTTCGGTCGATCTCGGAAGTTCATCAGTTTCCACAACTTCCGATTCGTCATCTACGCAAACCTACAACTGCCATAAGTGTGGCATGGAAAGCGGACGGCAAAATGTGATTCTAGTTCACGTCAAGTACTGTCGAGCAGTCCCGATGATGTCTTCTGCTGTGTCCTCGACCAAAG TTTTCCCTAAATCGGTCGTATCACCTCGAGAGCCAAAACCGGCAGACCTAAGTCCAGTTAAGACTCCAACTCCGTTGGATCAAGTATCGAGTCGTAAAATCAAATCACCCGTGTTGGAAGCGTGCGAGGAAAAAGGTCCGGAGCAAGAAGAGTTGGTAGAAGTTATTCAAGTCGTAGAACCTGCGCGTGGTCGAGCCAGGAGTACTTCGAGAGGTGCTGTTCCGCTGACAGTAACACCAAAATTGAGTGATCGTCGCAAAACTAGAGGCAAAGGAAAGAACTCAGCCGTCGCCGCTGTTGTCTCACCCACTCTAGATATCGACAGGGAGGTCGCAATGGAAGCCGGTGAAACACCACTGACGGAAGGACGTTCCGAAGAGCAAGCTAAAGAGTCATTAAACTCTTCCGGTGACaaatcagaaaaaataaaaccggATGTTGAACTGAAGAATGAACTTCTCGCAGATTGGAGTGAAGATGAACAGGACGAACCCGATGGTGAACCGGTTAAggacgaaaaaagttcaaaaaacgTTACACCCGAAGCTGACTCGAGTCGGTCGGCAAACGAAGAAAGGAATATATCGCTGGCAAATTTGATGGACTCTAGCTTGGACAAATCGACTGAGTCATCGCCACAAGTTTTTTCACCTGTTTCATCGGCAACCACGATCAAGTACAGAAATATACCGAAGAAGCAGAAACGTGAATTCGTAGAGGTAACAAATGATCAGTTATCAGCAGCACCCGCTAGCTGTCAGATTGAGAAGTCCTCTAGTGAGAGTAGTATCAGTACAGCAGCAACATGTGGTGAAACGCTTAGCGCTCCTGATAAAACACCGACTGGCAGTGAAAGTGCATTATCGGAAAAACCTCTCAGTGCTAAGCAGCGAATTTTAGATCGCGCAACTCGCGGGTCTAGTAAATCCGTAAGCAGCGATGAATTGAAACCAGATTCCCCACAAAAAGCGGCAGTCACAGAATCTCAATCCGCTGCTGAGGGAGAGACACAAAAGGAAACTTCTTGTTTCGATTTCAAGGAGGAAGAAGAAGAGGAAGTAGTTCTCAGTAAATCCCCAAGAAGGTCACTTTCCAACAAACGTGACGCCTCTTTGGAGTTGAATGCTGGTGCCTTGGATGAGGAAATTGAAAAAGAGCGTGCGAAAAAAGACACTGAGTTGAAAAATGAAATCGATTCGCTCTTGTGCGATACCATTGTACCGACACTACCAGAATTACCGAAAATTTCCAGGCTACCGTCACCAGGCCCATCATCGTCACCACCAGAACCGGTATTGCCGACAAAGGAAGATCGCACACTTCCTCCGAAAGAACGCGGTAAGCGCATCTTCAAAACCCGCaacaaaattatagaaaatGAAGCCATTGCCTTGGAACAGTCTAAAGCTATCCTGCAAGATTTCGTGAAACAATCGCATGAGCAAGAGCTGGCCGAGTTGCATAAGCAGCAGCAAGCTGAATCTAAATTAAATTCAGAATCACCTACCACAACCAATGATGATTCCCAAGAATCGGCCACCTTTACTGATCCTAAACGATTTGAAAACTCGGAGTTCGTTGCTATAAAAGCAAAACGAACAAAACTTCAGCAGGTGGATAAATTCAAAGCTGTTCCAGTGATCGACAAAGATACTTCTCAAGAGTCAGCGGTCAGTTCTAGTATTGAAACAAAAGCTTCTGAATCTGAAACGTTACCCGTTTCGATCAAAAAAGAACAACTTGCTTTGGATTCTCTCTCGCCACTGGCAAGTAAGGGCCGTAAAGGAAAGTTGCGAAAATCCGCTACACCTCTTGTGGAAATCGAAAAAGACATGGAATCATCGATTCCTAATTCTAGTTCCGTGAGTCCTGCTGTAGAACCCACCCcgaaaacgaggaaaaagagaAGCGGAGAACTGCAAAATCTGTATATGGCTACATTCGATGCTCCGCGTTCGCGTAGAAGTAAGGCTACAAAGCCAGTTGATGATCCTGTAGCAGTTGAATCAAAAGTAGAAACGATTGTGTCGATCGTGGCCGAAAACGATACTAAACCGCACAAGCCTTctgaaacagaaacagaaaaaaataaacatgaatTATCTTCAATGGAATCTCCATCACCTCTTGAAGAGCGTAATCAGTTCTCTAAAACTACGCGGTCGAAGCGGTCTAGACAATTACAACAGCATACAGCTGATTCGACGGCAGACAGACATAATGAGGTAGTCGATGTTGATATTGCAGCAAAGGAACAGCCAGAAGAGTCTGTAGCTGTCGTCAAGCAGCAGCCTATCAAAATGATCATCAAATCTAAGGGTAGAAAATCTAATTCGGAGCTCGTTTATGGACCAGTGGTTGTATCCCCTGAGCCAATCATTGAAGAGATTAAGGAAAAACTTCCAAGATCGCCAAAAAGTTCTAAAAGGAAAAAACATCCACTTGAGGAAGTTGAACATATTCCACAGTTTGATTTGGAAAGCTCGGAAGTACAGGATACAACCCCGATTAAGTCATTAAAACTCAAGCGTCCTAAGTTTAGAAATGAAGCCACCCGAACTCCAGACGAAATTTTGCACGATAAAGAACTGATTGGGCCCAGTGCGACGGATCTTCAGATTGCTGAAGCGCTGATACATCTTCCGGAATCTGCTCCTCCAAAAGTAGGTGTTCTAGATCAAGAAGTAGAATCGAAACTAAACAGCATTTCATCGGCACCAGTTCCGTCGAAGAGTATAAACCCACGAAAACGACACCTGCAAACTCATCTGCTGAGCACCGTCGAATCAACTAATCAGACTGGTTTAGTAGAAAGCGTAATCATTCCAGACAAAAAGAAGCGAGACATGATCGAAGTGGTTAGTGTGGCACCCGCATCTGTCGTTGACATCGATAGGTCAGTCGTAGCCATGCCGACAACGGCTCATCAGTCTCTCGATGAGGATAAATTTGATATCGTTAACATTCCCATCGTTATGGACGAAAGCGAATTGTTAGAAGATACAACTATTTCAACTACGACAAACAAGTTGCAATTAGTGGGAAGTGCTCCAGGTTCGATTACCGTGGATGAAGAAGACGATGATGTCAAATTAATTTCCACTTCGAAACCAACTACAAAGAAGATCGTTATCGTGAAAAACAGTAATGGCTCGGCGAAAATTATTCCCGCCAGGGAAAAACCTCGTGATGCTACATCACCAATTTCTCCTAAAAATGTTAGCATCAAGACAACGACCATTACGATAAAGCCGCCCTCAGATCAGCTATCACCACAATCTACGCGATCATCCGCTCAATCCCCTCCGCTCCGATCGGCTCAACTAATTCAAGCTAGCAGTGGAGGCCAGATTGTTATCACTAGTAAGGGGACCGTTCTGACGACGCAATCGCCAACCACTTCAACCGCCAAAAGTCATGTGGCCATCACACCAAAAACACAGCTAGCCCACGCCAGCTCGAAAACTACAGCATCAGTTTCGTCTGTATGCAGCGTCAGTGCTATCAGTAGCTCCACTTCCAGCAAGTCTCTTCTCGCATCAGGTACGAGCAATGTGAAAACTCCTATTAAGATTTGCGTACAGTCACAAGAAATTATTCATATGCCAGCAAAATCACGATCCGCACAGAAATCTAATGAAGCGTCTCATATCGCTAAACAAATGGAGATGCCACAGATTAAAAAGTCTGCAACAAGCCCACCAAAGAAAGTTCTTGCTAAAAAGTTATCGGAAGGAAGTGCGACGACTGAAAAGCCGCTATTTTCAACGTCAAAAGGTGCGCCTATTACACCCACAAAGGCAACTACATCGGCCGTAAATCCAGGAAAAAAGGGCCATCGAGTGATCAAAATTTCTCCACAAAAGCTTAAGGAATTCACACGTCTTGGAATGGTAGAAGACAAAGGTCAAGGCAAGGTACTGACAGCTAGCGGAATGAAAAAGTTTCGACAGGAGCAACTGCttctacaacaacaacaacatcaaccTTCGATTTCTTCAGGAAAACAGGAAAAAGCACCGCGTACTGCTTCTGTTGACGAAGAACCATCGACATCGACTCCTACGCCACCCCCGTCGAACTGCGCTACTGCTGAGGTAGTtgttgcagcagcagcagattcCTCGGTAAAAGAAATTCCGACAATTGCACTAGAAACAGATGATTCGCCGGAAATTACACCGGTTGCCTCCTCTACTCACTCCCCTGCAAAATCAGCTTCACCCGCTGCAACAACATCCATAGAATCAAATACTGAGTCGCCAAATGAAGAAAATGAAGCTGACGCGACAATTTCAAATCTAGAGTCGCTGGCCGAGAGTAACTCGGTACAAACCTCTCATAATAAACCAGTTCAACAGCCAACCGAAACCAGAGAATCATCCGCAGAAACGCCGTCAGCCGAAGCAACTGAATCCGGGTCAAACGTTCAGGAATCCTCCCAACTAATAGCCGTTCCAGCGGAAAATTTCGGCGGTCCTGCCAATCTCTTCTACCTGTGCTCGGTACGAGAGGAGGGATTTGTTCCCGTGAACAACGAACTGCTTTACCTCGATTCGTCTAATCAACTGGTCGCTCTGCCGGAAAATGCATCAGTAGAAGACATCGTCAGTCAGGCCGAGGTGCTCGAGATTCCTGCTGGAAGTGAACAGGCCGCGATAGCTGCAGCCACAGTTGCAGATTTAGAAGGTGCGGTTGAGGGGCAACAAAACATTCTGCTCAACACTCAAGACGGGCAGCAGATTATTCTAGACCAGCAGAGTCTAATGGCGCTGGCAGCCGGAGGGGACACGTCACAGCTTCTAACACCCGATGGACAGCAGATTCTTTTACAAG GATCTGCCCAAGAGCTGCTGGCAGCACTTGCGGTTAGTCAATCCGGCCTCGGAATAGTGGCTGCCGAGGGTACCCAGATAATTGTTGCACCGGACTCGTTGATCGATCTGCAAG ATGCACCACTTCCTGGGGAAATTATCCAGGTGAATCCGAATACAACGGTGGAAACAAATGCTGTTCTGACAAAGCCACCGATTATGTCAACGGTGGAAGTTCCTACTAAAAATGGTAACGGAACAGAAACTTCTGCCCATTCGCCGGAGCAGAAAGTCCTGGACACTGCTGCGACGAATCTCGACGAAAGCTTAGCTGCCGTTATTGGAGTATCCGCAAATTCGCACGTACCCACATCACTGGAACTGCCAATCACTGTCACAAATCCGGTTATTGCCAAAACGACGACCAGCAAGATCAATCCGATCTATCCTTCGACGACGGCCGTTTCAGCGATTGGCATAGATCCAGCAGCCGTGGCAGCGACAGTAATCGAGCTTCCAACGGTAGTACAAGCAGGTATTGATAGTTCGCACGTTGGAACACTCGAGACTAACTCTAGTAACGACAAAAATTGTGATTCAGATCAGCAAACAATCGGTACTGCTGATGAGTCTGGACATATGACAGAGACTAACGGTAAAAGTACTGACGAAGATGACGAGAATTGTAAGGCCGAACGTGAAAATGATTTAGATGAAATTATTCCTAATACCCCGGAATCACAAATGAACAGTCATGCCGAGATAGCGTCTCAGTTCAGTGATGATGAATCAGAAGCACCAGTCCCAATCCCAAACGTCGACGAAGACGACGAAGATGTTGCCTCGAACTGTAGTGAAATCATTCCCATACAGCCGAACATAGTAGTTATGAGAAACATGAACAATGAACTTATCAGTAATAACGATAACAGTAGTGACATGGATATAGAAGATACTAATCCGGGAAACGAGGAAAATAATCCGGGTTTGCCGTCAACCCCGGAGACGCACGTGTTCGACGGTGCCAACAATAGTGCAGTAGTTGAAAGATAA